One region of Anaeromyxobacter paludicola genomic DNA includes:
- a CDS encoding cytochrome c oxidase subunit 3 family protein — protein MPEATTPAIEPPLAHHFVSMRQQTEAARLGMWLFLVSEVLLFTGLFTAYAVYRFLYPTVFEEASRKGVELWAGTTNTFVLITSSLTVALGYHFAKEGRGKLAAALLAVSLALGFVFLGIKAIEYTNHFHEGQLPGKFYHFAEVQGPGASMFFTLYFIMTGLHGAHVVVGMTVLAIMAVRAWREEFGPVHFAPIELAGLYWHLVDLIWIFLYPLLYLI, from the coding sequence ATGCCTGAGGCCACCACGCCCGCGATCGAGCCGCCGCTCGCGCACCACTTCGTCTCGATGAGGCAGCAGACCGAGGCCGCGCGCCTCGGGATGTGGCTCTTCCTGGTGAGCGAGGTGCTGCTCTTCACCGGCCTCTTCACCGCCTACGCGGTGTACCGGTTCCTCTACCCGACCGTGTTCGAGGAGGCGAGCCGCAAGGGCGTGGAGCTCTGGGCCGGCACCACCAACACCTTCGTCCTCATCACCTCGTCGCTGACGGTGGCGCTCGGCTACCACTTCGCCAAGGAGGGGCGGGGCAAGCTCGCGGCGGCGCTGCTCGCGGTCTCGCTCGCCCTCGGCTTCGTGTTCCTCGGCATCAAGGCCATCGAGTACACGAACCACTTCCACGAGGGGCAGCTGCCCGGGAAGTTCTACCACTTCGCCGAGGTGCAGGGCCCCGGCGCGAGCATGTTCTTCACCCTCTACTTCATCATGACCGGCCTGCACGGCGCGCACGTGGTGGTGGGCATGACGGTGCTCGCGATCATGGCGGTGCGGGCCTGGCGGGAGGAGTTCGGGCCGGTGCACTTCGCGCCCATCGAGCTCGCCGGCCTCTACTGGCACCTCGTGGACCTCATCTGGATCTTCCTCTACCCGCTGCTCTACCTCATCTGA
- a CDS encoding cbb3-type cytochrome c oxidase subunit I: protein MNPSANSVVYNTPNYLDAEGGVRSWLFTRDHKRIGVMYLVLTTSAFALGGLFAMLIRIELLTPGPTIMSAMTYNRMFTLHGVVMIFLFMVPAIPGIFGNFFLPLMLGAQDVAFPRLNLLSVYLYLVGATIAVWGMIQGGADTGWTFYAPYSTTTTTKVVPILLGAFVIGFSSIVTGINFIVTTHTMRGPGLTWDRMPLFVWSIYATSIIQVLATPVLGMVLLLVAIEHSFGFGIFDPARGGDPILLQHLFWFYSHPAVYIMVLPAMAVISEVVCAFARKNMFGYKAVAYSSLGIAFVGFFTWGHHLFTSGQSAFDAGIFGVLSMFVGIFTAIKVFNWTATLYKGAIKFTAPFAYVCGFLFFLVFGGMTGVALATVSLDVHWQDTYFVVAHFHFIMVGGTIMAFLAGIHYWWPKMFGRMYSEGWALVAACTIIFGFNATFIPQFLLGNMGMPRRYYSYPAQFWPLNVASTAGASLLGFGFLLVLVYLLLSLKYGRVAGANPWGSRGFEWNTPSPPSALNFPVPPVFTHGPHDYQDRGPGEEPSPTPPPEAQHA from the coding sequence GAGGGCGGCGTCCGCTCCTGGCTCTTCACCCGGGACCACAAGCGGATCGGCGTGATGTACCTCGTGCTCACCACGAGCGCCTTCGCGCTCGGCGGCCTCTTCGCCATGCTCATCCGGATCGAGCTGCTCACGCCCGGTCCCACGATCATGAGCGCCATGACCTACAACCGCATGTTCACGCTGCACGGCGTGGTCATGATCTTCCTCTTCATGGTGCCGGCCATCCCCGGCATCTTCGGGAACTTCTTCCTGCCGCTCATGCTCGGCGCGCAGGACGTGGCCTTCCCCCGGCTCAACCTGCTCTCGGTCTACCTGTACCTCGTCGGCGCCACCATCGCGGTGTGGGGCATGATCCAGGGCGGCGCCGACACCGGCTGGACCTTCTACGCGCCCTACAGCACCACCACCACCACCAAGGTGGTGCCCATCCTGCTCGGCGCCTTCGTCATCGGCTTCTCGTCGATCGTCACCGGCATCAACTTCATCGTCACCACGCACACCATGCGCGGGCCCGGGCTCACCTGGGACCGGATGCCGCTCTTCGTCTGGTCGATCTACGCGACCAGCATCATCCAGGTGCTCGCCACGCCGGTGCTCGGCATGGTGCTGCTCCTCGTCGCCATCGAGCACTCGTTCGGCTTCGGGATCTTCGACCCGGCGCGCGGCGGCGACCCGATCCTGCTGCAGCACCTCTTCTGGTTCTACTCGCACCCGGCGGTCTACATCATGGTCCTGCCGGCGATGGCGGTGATCAGCGAGGTGGTCTGCGCCTTCGCCCGCAAGAACATGTTCGGCTACAAGGCGGTCGCCTACAGCTCGCTCGGCATCGCCTTCGTCGGCTTCTTCACCTGGGGCCACCACCTCTTCACCTCGGGGCAGTCGGCCTTCGACGCCGGCATATTCGGCGTGCTCTCGATGTTCGTGGGCATCTTCACGGCCATCAAGGTCTTCAACTGGACGGCCACCCTGTACAAGGGCGCCATCAAGTTCACCGCCCCCTTCGCCTACGTCTGCGGCTTCCTGTTCTTCCTGGTGTTCGGCGGGATGACCGGGGTGGCGCTCGCCACCGTCTCGCTCGACGTGCACTGGCAGGACACCTACTTCGTGGTGGCCCACTTCCACTTCATCATGGTGGGCGGCACCATCATGGCCTTCCTGGCCGGCATCCACTACTGGTGGCCGAAGATGTTCGGGCGGATGTACTCGGAGGGCTGGGCGCTGGTGGCGGCCTGCACCATCATCTTCGGCTTCAACGCCACCTTCATCCCGCAGTTCCTGCTCGGCAACATGGGGATGCCGCGGCGCTACTACTCGTACCCGGCGCAGTTCTGGCCGCTCAACGTGGCCTCCACCGCCGGGGCCTCGCTGCTCGGCTTCGGCTTCCTGCTGGTCCTCGTCTACCTGCTCCTCTCGCTCAAGTACGGCCGGGTGGCGGGCGCGAACCCGTGGGGCTCGCGCGGCTTCGAGTGGAACACGCCGTCGCCGCCGTCCGCGCTCAACTTCCCGGTGCCGCCGGTGTTCACGCACGGGCCGCACGACTACCAGGACCGGGGCCCGGGCGAGGAGCCCAGCCCCACGCCGCCGCCGGAGGCGCAGCATGCCTGA
- a CDS encoding cytochrome C oxidase subunit IV family protein, translated as MAHGENAAGFEEHHGTGRYVAVWVALCVLTVATFLTSRLALGPPWHLLVAMAIAGGKATLVALFFMHLWDQPGANRLVFVTSLAFVALLIGLTVLDNATRFPLTNPPHEQTLRFQPPGEEPHVQEGERGQGRPGAIGRPAAEH; from the coding sequence ATGGCCCACGGCGAGAACGCGGCAGGGTTCGAGGAGCACCACGGCACCGGGCGCTACGTCGCGGTCTGGGTGGCGCTCTGCGTGCTCACCGTCGCCACCTTCCTGACCTCGCGGCTGGCGCTCGGCCCGCCGTGGCACCTGCTGGTGGCGATGGCCATCGCGGGCGGGAAGGCGACGCTGGTGGCGCTCTTCTTCATGCACCTGTGGGATCAACCCGGGGCGAACCGGCTGGTCTTCGTCACCTCGCTCGCGTTCGTGGCGCTCCTCATCGGCCTCACCGTGCTCGACAACGCCACCCGCTTCCCGCTCACCAACCCGCCGCACGAGCAGACCCTCCGCTTCCAGCCGCCGGGCGAGGAGCCCCACGTGCAGGAGGGCGAGCGGGGCCAGGGGCGCCCCGGCGCCATCGGCCGCCCCGCCGCCGAGCACTGA